Proteins encoded together in one Arvicanthis niloticus isolate mArvNil1 chromosome 7, mArvNil1.pat.X, whole genome shotgun sequence window:
- the Sgcb gene encoding beta-sarcoglycan isoform X2 codes for MREKAVERRNVNKEHNSNFKAGYIPIDEDRLHKTGLRGRKGNLAICVIVLLFVLAVINLLITLVIWAVIRIGPNGCDSMEFHESGLLRFKQVSDMGVIHPLYKSTVGGRRNENLVITGNNQPIVFQQGTTKLSVEKNRTAITSDIGMQFFDPRTQNILFSTDYETHEFHLPSGVKSLNVQKASTERITSNATSDLNIKVDGRAIVRGNEGVFIMGKTIEFHMGGDVELKAENSIILNGTVMVSPTRLPSSSSADQSGSGDWVRYKLCMCADGTLFKVQVTGHNMGCQVSDNPCGSTH; via the exons ATGCGGGAGAAGGCCGTGGAGCGAAGGAACGTCAACAAAGAGCATAACAGCAACTTCAAAGCTGGGTACATTCCCATCGACGAGGATCGGCTCCATAAGACCGGGCTGAGGGGGAGAAAGGGCAACTTAGCCATCTGCGTGATCGTCCTCCTGTTTGTCCTGGCCGTCATCAATCTACTG ATTACACTTGTCATCTGGGCCGTGATTCGCATTGGGCCAAATGGCTGTGACAGCATGGAGTTTCATGAGAGCGGTCTGCTGCGGTTCAAGCAGGTGTCCGACATGGGTGTCATCCATCCACTTTATAAGAGCACGGTGGGAGGAAGGCGGAATGAAAACCTGGTCATCACTGGCAACAACCAGCCA ATTGTTTTCCAGCAGGGGACGACCAAGCTGAGTGTTGAAAAGAACAGAACCGCCATCACCAGTGACATTGGGATGCAATTTTTTGACCCAAGGACACAAAATATTCTATTCAGCACGGACTATGAGACTCATGAGTTTCATCTGCCAAGTGGAGTGAAAAGTCTGAACGTACAGAAAGCGTCTACTGAAAGG attaCCAGCAACGCTACCAGTGACTTAAACATCAAAGTTGACGGGCGTGCAATTGTGCGTGGCAATGAAGGCGTGTTCATCATGGGCAAGACCATTGAATTCCACATGGGAGGGGATGTGGAGTTAAAGGct GAAAACAGCATCATCCTCAATGGCACCGTGATGGTCAGCCCAACACGTCTGCCCAGTTCCTCCAGCGCGGACCAGTCAGGGAGCGGTGACTGGGTGCGCTACAAGCTCTGCATGTGTGCAGACGGCACACTCTTCAAAGTACAAGTAACAGGCCACAACATGGGCTGCCAGGTCTCAGACAACCCCTGTGGAAGCACTCATTAG
- the Sgcb gene encoding beta-sarcoglycan isoform X1 codes for MAAAAAAAAATEQPGSNGPVKKSMREKAVERRNVNKEHNSNFKAGYIPIDEDRLHKTGLRGRKGNLAICVIVLLFVLAVINLLITLVIWAVIRIGPNGCDSMEFHESGLLRFKQVSDMGVIHPLYKSTVGGRRNENLVITGNNQPIVFQQGTTKLSVEKNRTAITSDIGMQFFDPRTQNILFSTDYETHEFHLPSGVKSLNVQKASTERITSNATSDLNIKVDGRAIVRGNEGVFIMGKTIEFHMGGDVELKAENSIILNGTVMVSPTRLPSSSSADQSGSGDWVRYKLCMCADGTLFKVQVTGHNMGCQVSDNPCGSTH; via the exons CCAGGCTCCAATGGGCCAGTGAAGAAATCCATGCGGGAGAAGGCCGTGGAGCGAAGGAACGTCAACAAAGAGCATAACAGCAACTTCAAAGCTGGGTACATTCCCATCGACGAGGATCGGCTCCATAAGACCGGGCTGAGGGGGAGAAAGGGCAACTTAGCCATCTGCGTGATCGTCCTCCTGTTTGTCCTGGCCGTCATCAATCTACTG ATTACACTTGTCATCTGGGCCGTGATTCGCATTGGGCCAAATGGCTGTGACAGCATGGAGTTTCATGAGAGCGGTCTGCTGCGGTTCAAGCAGGTGTCCGACATGGGTGTCATCCATCCACTTTATAAGAGCACGGTGGGAGGAAGGCGGAATGAAAACCTGGTCATCACTGGCAACAACCAGCCA ATTGTTTTCCAGCAGGGGACGACCAAGCTGAGTGTTGAAAAGAACAGAACCGCCATCACCAGTGACATTGGGATGCAATTTTTTGACCCAAGGACACAAAATATTCTATTCAGCACGGACTATGAGACTCATGAGTTTCATCTGCCAAGTGGAGTGAAAAGTCTGAACGTACAGAAAGCGTCTACTGAAAGG attaCCAGCAACGCTACCAGTGACTTAAACATCAAAGTTGACGGGCGTGCAATTGTGCGTGGCAATGAAGGCGTGTTCATCATGGGCAAGACCATTGAATTCCACATGGGAGGGGATGTGGAGTTAAAGGct GAAAACAGCATCATCCTCAATGGCACCGTGATGGTCAGCCCAACACGTCTGCCCAGTTCCTCCAGCGCGGACCAGTCAGGGAGCGGTGACTGGGTGCGCTACAAGCTCTGCATGTGTGCAGACGGCACACTCTTCAAAGTACAAGTAACAGGCCACAACATGGGCTGCCAGGTCTCAGACAACCCCTGTGGAAGCACTCATTAG